The window CCACACCGCACTCACCAGCCACTCGCCGACTCACAATaactttacaataaaccatttttaaacaacatcggattacattttcttccatgtttcttttcaacattattatacaacctttcctccaaatactcaacctattctTACCCTATTTagaaatactacctattacggatttacatcccgggcaacgccgggtatatcagctagtttctTATAAATGCTGATACCATTCTTATACACGGTGGAAAGTAATAACACAATAGACAGTACCTTTTGTAAAATAAACGCAGTGTTCTTTACAAATAAAGCGACACTGCCATGTGTGGATAAAAAAGTGCTCCCTAATACTATCACAGTTCAACCACTGGGGTTATATTAATAATGGTGTAAAAGTAAGCCCcctcagggggtctctgttctctggacCCAGTACTCTGCCCTGCCCGGCCACTTAACACtctgacacctctcaacatcccattTCCTCTTTTAACTCCGATGTCTATCTAAACTTCCCGGCACTTATatggatgcccgggctgacttaatagacatttatagtaaagcacaaattaaataaaacatactttaatacataggatcaCTTGGGGAGACTCATTTATAAGGGAAATATGACTGcaatatctgggctcgaaaaccaggagtctgggggacactgggcagtcccggtgtaattcaacccgtgtaccggcaaatcatgcctgcacgccggggagaattagggaactaccggtatctttggcctccgaactcctgcaaacaaaataattgcatttctacccaaatatccaacCTAAAACTTACACTAAGAACGTTTAATGAGTCTAGGACAcaaggaacatgaaaagtggaaaagcaggggacaccAACTTTTACATGTTATAATACCTGGCTTATGGtggtgctaggtagctgccaggaGCCCATGGttctcaggggtaaccagatgggcttaacctttattgtatagcttggttaccccctcaccgtcacaatacCTTAATAACTAACTTGTGGTTAaaaaagtgtgtgggggggagggggggagggggggggtcgagcatgcgcgttctaagtgaaacttctttgagttttgtcactgaaattgtattttgatttttatgattttgaatgaaagacttttgagagtataaatgtaaaaagagtgcaagcttttaGGGCCACAAAGGTCCCTTCTCCAGACAGATTTTGTACAAATAAAGCTGAAGTAGCAGGTCCTATTTATACAAGAGCGGGTCATATTTATATCTGGCATACATATGACATGCTATTTCAGCTTCATTTCTAAAAAATCTGCAGGAAGAAGGGACCTGTGTGACCCTAACAGCTGGCACTCTTTTTAACCATGAATTAGCTATTAAAGATATTACTTCTATCCTACTTTTTCTTTGTTTATTACAAAAGTCAGTGTGCTTTTAATCTAAACTCCCACTTGTGTTAGAAAGGGATTTCATATAAAAACATATCCCTGTGTAATATCAAATGTAGAGTATATGAAATTGAAGTCCAAATAAAATATTCCCCTGTTTAACAGAGTTGTTGTGCCTTGATAGTAGATGCAATGATATATCACTACATTATATATTATCTCTACTTCTCCACCTTGAGCAATGCTGTGAATACTGTACAGTCACTTACTGggacatatataaaaaaacatactaTATTATTTCACGTTTGACTATCTTTTTACAATATTTCAAGCAATGCCTTATGGATTCCCAGTAATAACTCAAGAAAGGTGAAATAATCTTTGCAAAGATTATATATACCGACACCTATCTCTTAAAACACAAAGGGGTGTGGTTTTAGTAACCAAATCAGAGCTTCCAGAGGCTCCAATCAAACAGCTTCTTACATATCAGGTTGGGAAATAGTTGTTAATCTCTTGATGTCCCGAAAACTAGCATTGGTGGTGCCACCCAGCTCCCTACAAGGATTTGATGGGTTCCCAGCCAGGTGACGCAGACTGGAGCACTAATTCGTGATCTTCAACCCCTTTTTTCTTCAGCTGCCCGCAGGAAAAGGCACATCCCTTTTTGATGATGGCATCTCTGGATGAACAATAGAGGGAGCCTGCTCTTAGCACCACTCTCTCTTGCTAGCAGCAAACCTCTTCTGCTGGTTCAGCACTGCAGGCGTGGACAGCTCCTCTTTAAGAACCTGGGCTAGTCTAGTCGGTGTACTCTTCTCCATATCAACAAGAGGCTTTGTCCAGTCATACCATACAGAACACATTTATTTCATGTGAAGATACTGCTCTCTTTTTTATCTTTTTATTACAGTGCTAATAGGAGCTGGTTTCTGGACTCCCTTTGTTTTATACTGGCTGAAGAATAAGGGTTGTTCAAGGACAGGCGTCTCAGTGGCAAATTATGGGTCTCAAACCTCTTGTTCTCTTCACTGCCTTCCTTGGGGTTTTCTGTCATGTGAAGGCATTTCCAAAACCCAACACTAAACAAGGTAaggtcattcccccccccccccctcccctatggaTATTGAAATTATTTAACTCAAATCAAATAGAATCATTGAATAACAATTAACAAcaaggacatgggggggggggggggtgaactgGATCAAACACTTTCATTATTTAGATTTTCTTGATCAAGTCGAATAATTGTAGAATATAATGGGTTTTGAGAGGTACGAGTGTTGAGAAAGTAATTTATTGggtaacataatataacattgttTGAACATTAATGGATGAAAATAGAATGTTTGTTTACTAATGGTGTGCAGAGAATAAGAGATGTTCCTTTTAATCTCCTGATTAAACCAATCCGATTATGCTTTAGATATTACAGTCTAGATGGTGCACATGTTCCCATATAATCTATTTTAGGAATTAAATATTTTAGAAACGTCATACTTTCTTAGAAACATGCATAGATTTATTTCACTTTTACAATATAATTTTGTTTTACATATATATCTTCTCGTTTAAGAAATGAGCAGTAACAGAGTATTAGCCACATATCTTTGTCTTGTAACCATTATTCTATAGTCCACCAACAAAGTATGTGTATGTTTATCTTTTTCAGATAAAGAGGTACATAATAGAGAATTAAGTGTAGAGAGACCATTGGAAGAACAGgtacggaaaaaaacattttagaaatctTTTGTCACTGTTGGTTTCTGGGCTATAATGTATAAATCTTTAAGAGTAAATGCACGATAAAACAAATGGAGTTAAAAAGAGATAGGTGTCTAGTCTAAATATCAATGTATCTCAGCTGTAAACATTGGTACAAAACAAGATCAAATTTATgaaagaataaaaccccaattgAAAGAAAACTGCTTATTTTAATTTAGATGTAATTTTTTACACCTTTTTTGCTTCACTTCAGCTGATTTGTCTTAACTGGGTATCCTAGGCATATTTTAATTGAGTTTAATTTTGTAAATAACCTCAGTACATTGTAACAGTGTCCGTGTATTTAGTGGTGGTTACAACAGACATCTCCAGCAGTTTCCTTAGCTTCAGTGAAGAGACAAATAAAAATGCTTAATACTGGAATTTACATCAAGTACTACACACCTTCCACATATCATTAAACCTCTTTCAACAAAGATTGAGTTAAAAAATGTGGTTTGAAAGGTACAGTACGAATTCCAATTGCAGCAAGTACAAAGTAACTAGAGCAAGTATTTAGATAGACATTATATCAGGTAAAGCATGTAAAGAAATGATTTTAATTATTGTATGCAAAGTTACAAGTCATAAAATGTGCATCTTTTTTTCATCCTCCCAAAAGATTGCAGAGGCAGATACTGTGAGCAGAGCTACAAACAAAGGTAAGTCTAATGaatgatgtgtatttttgttCTCAAGAAGtcaagaagggggggaggaataaCTGCAGTGCTATATTATTTTATTCATCCTGTAGGAACCAAAGATGTCCAAAATGATTCACTTGTGGATGATTTAGGCCTTTTGATGTCCGTggcagaaaaagaaagaaatgtcAAAAGAAGTGGATCTCCAAGGGTGATTGGTGATCACAGGATTCATGTGGATGATGCTGATTCAACGAAGAACCTAAAGCCAGTGGAGTATTATGACTCCACTAAAAGTGGACTGGAATATAACAATGAAGGTATTATACAATTACCTATCCAACTCTTGAACGTACTGTATCCCTATCTCAAACTGAAGCTTATTTCCTTAGGTGTCTAGGAAATGTTATTGAAATGTCCGGGGGCATATCACTATATGTCTTATTACACATCACTGTATGAAATCAGGGACGGTAAAATAAAATAGGAAACATCAatcttataaataaaatatagtatgtatatgtgtgtgtgggggggggtgggggttggtgtgtgtgtgtggggggggggggttggtgtgtgtgtggggggggaggtttggTGTGTGTGCATTTTATCATCTTGTTTGAAAGGTGAACTCATTGTTATGATGGTCAAATGTATCTGTTAGCTTAGATTTTTACCTGCCCTGCCATCTCTGAGGGATTGTCTATTACTTTGGATCTAGATGTCAACTTATATAGAGTAATTACATCTACACCTCATCCTGCGAAGCCAGTAATCTTTATAGATTGTCTTCCTCTCTCAGTCAACACATGGGGACCTTGAGTGAAAGAGATTTGGGAGCCAGGAGTTTTCCATGTAGCATTTATCAGAGTGAGACACATGGCtttcatatatatactgtattgaaaTAGCTACAAACATGGATTATACTGCACCTGGGCAAGTAGAATAACAATGTGTCCCTGTCTTAACTCTGTTAGTGCCAGGGAGTTCAGCAATACATTGAGCAAGCTCATCTGGCAACTAAATAATTCATTTCAACCTTGTGAATAGATTTTGATTCTTAAATGAACCCAAAGATCTCACCATTGCGTGTGTGGATTGAGAGGTTAAAtcattaaacacataaaacaaatattttaaaGCATAGATAGCATAAATAGCCCAATGCGACCAAGTAAACTGTGAATACACAATGTATGtctaaatattttattaaatattgctTCAAACCCCAGCAGAGTGCCAACGATTTATAGCTTTGTCATTTGATCATATCACAATATGGGCATCAATAGCTAAATATAGTTTTGTAGAAGGTGTgatagctggtctttcattgcCTGCTTATTCCAATATACGCTGATCAATTATATAAATACGCTCCTTCATAAAATATGCAACATATTAAAGTAACCCCCTGCAAAATGGATTTAGACTAAAGAGTGTATTTTGACACAGCCTTGACTCGAAAGAATAACGCTTTAATTTCTTTCATACAGTCCCATAAATCAAGgagttaatttaaaaaatatgtatttccTTCCTTAGCTGTTGTGGCTTCTATAGCATTCTGTGTTGTGAATGTAATCAATCCTCAAGATCCTGCATCTTGTAGCTTGGGATTTTTGGAATGGAAAATTAAAGGAATAAGGAAAGAGAGGGACtagatgtttatattttttttttagaaaagcagTGCAATTAAAGCAATTTAGATATAAGAAAATGGATAAAATGATCCAGATCAAAAAATAATTGCTGTGATCTAAATTGGATATATCCTttcagataataataataactttattgcaTATGGCTCTTTTTTCCCCAATGGGATTCAAAGtgcatcacaattacagtatatatgtagtaCACAGCgcataggaatttttacagacacagtccctgcccagatgagctgaaaacttatgtttttggtgcctgaggcacagtgagatatggtgacttgcccaaggtcacaaggagccgacactgggaattgaacctgcCTTAAACCCAGTGTCACTGTTTATAaagcctttactcactgtgccACGCCCCCTCTAGATGATCCTGATGGTCTTCACCAATTAGATGGGACGCCTTTAACAGCAGAGGACATTGTTCAAAAGATTGCCACAAAAATCTATGAGGAGAATGACAGAGGGGTATTTGACAAGATCGTTTCCAAGCTTTTAAATCTGGAActggtatgtattttttttttttactttaacatCTATTGTTTTACTTTCATGTTAAGGATAATGGATCAGAGAATGTTCCATGGAAGCTCTGTTCTAGGTTACCAACTGTGTAGAAAAGTCATGCATAGGAATAAATGAACGGATACAATTGCTAAACTATCTCTCTGTTTCCTGTAACAAATCTTGGCAGTCATGAAATCTAATGGGCGATTGGCCAGAGCATTTCATGTTAATCTTATCTTTCTATTATCAGGCAGTAAATCAGCGGGTCGCTTATCACGGTTTTCCAGCTGCAAAGCTGGGCAGAAAAACGGCACTAAATGTATCAATAAGATATGTTTCCTATTGAAATCAATAGAATATGTCTTTGATAAAtccagtgcttttttttttttttttttaacaatttctcCCCTACATTTGCAGcagtgagactttgataaatatccCTCTGAGTCTGTAAAACAGTCTAGTATTGGTGCAGGTTTGCCTTGCCAATAGAAATAAAATGCTGTCTCGGTTTTTGGACAAAATACAGTTTAAGTAACAGTTCATGCCTTCAATtggcattaaaataaaaaaacaagataagGCCCCAGTGTGTCTCAGAGTGGCCTCAAGCTAATCAATAACCAAAGACAGAAAGAAACCAGTGGACCTAATCAATCAGATCCCACACACAGGAGCGTGGCAGATCAAGTAAATCCTGATTCGAACATGCGGAACATGAGCTGGATTAATATCAGGAGGTGGACGGCAAATTGGCAGTATTTTGATCATGACATACCTTTAACCCTTCGGCTCCGGACAGAAACTGGAGTGAAACATTGATAGATTATCCATTGAGAAGAAAATGAAGACATTAAGTGGATAATGTGCCACATTTCTGTGGAGAACGGCACcagattttaaaaaaagaaactcaATTTAAAGTATTGGGAATTTGTAATtgcataaatctggtgcaattgttTTTCTTTGGGATTTTGTTCATACATCTGATGCTGATTTCTGTATTAGTGCTCCAGTCTGGTAACCTTTATTAATAATCACATTAGAAATGCAGAGGTGCGAAATTCCACCTCTTGCTTAATTCTAGATAATGTATTATGGTTATTTTACAAGAGTATTTTTTAGGGTTTTAGCCAGAGTATTGACAGTAGTAGAGTTGACACAAATGCAATTTCCCTTATTGGAATCCACTGTGCTGTACATActctaaggctgagattatggtGCCAGCGTCAGGACGCACGCACGCGTGTGCTCGACAGGCACTCTTGTGTAGACTGCTACGGGAGTCACCACAGTGCCTGCGCTCCTACAGGTGGAGAGGCGCGTTGACATGGCAGCTTTCAGAAAAGACATGAAATCTTGTCTTTTCAGTCGGCTGTCGCATGGCGTCAGCGCACGTGATCTGgtgcagccaatgagggcgaaccagcttcgtgacgcgtctGCCATGCCCCCGCATCgggtctacaatctcctgcagccaagttcacagacCGCTTGTgctgcaggtgtgcgcgcggtgGCGTGGTCTCATGCTCGTTCTCAAGCGGCCACCATAATCCCAGCCAtaatgcaggagtggccaactccagtcctcaatggccaccaacaggtcaggtttaaaggatatcccagcttcagcacaggtggctcaatcagtggctcagtctgactcagtctgactgagccacctgtgctgaagcagagatatccttacaagctgacctgttggtggcctatGAGACCTGGAGTTGACCACCAGTGCCTCTAATGCCACAAGCATTGGAAGGGTGAAATCTTCCAAACCCTTCCAAGTAGTTGTCATTGTTGGACGCTACTGGATTCGATGGACCATTTGGTCCGTCCAGGTATTGGCAGTTCTTATTCCGAAATCAGTGGGATGCCTGTATATCCTGCATGATGTAATTTGCTAACTATAGTTTCCCGTGCACAACCTATTCTTACAGATTACGGAAAGCCAGGCATACACATTAGAAGATGAAGTGGCAGAGGTTTTGCAGAAACTAATTGCTAATGAGGCAAAAATACGCGAAAATGAATCAGGAGACCTGGATTACCCAGCAGCCAGGGCGGACGTTGATGCAGTAGAAAAACAGGAGGAGAAAATGGTAATTTGGTTTAAACATCCTTGATGTTGAACGTAGATGACGGTGAAGATCTTAGCCTCAGGAAATAATTACTTTAGTCTGCATGCTATGCAAGATGTTCAATATAATGATATGTGATTGTGGCTATAAATTCAATTAAATGatagaaacaaaaatagacaTGTGTTCTAATACTATCTCATCTACCTATCTAGAACACTCTGTTCTGGGCATAATATGGATATGCTTTAGCTTCTTATGTTATTTGCACATGGAATTCTTCAACTGTCAAAACTATACACACAAATGTTTTATAGTACAGTCAAATAAAGTATATACATGTCTACATATAAATCCAACAATTTTGATTGAGAAAGAATACAAATtaattttatataataataataataataatagcactattcttccaatgggactcaaCCCGCTTCCCAATTACAATACAGTGCATAGCACATAGTATATTTGTAGACACAGACCCTGTGCagatgatcttacaatctatgtttttggtgcttgaggcacagggaggtaaagatccaagttcacaaggagctgacatcgggatttgaaccaggttcccctgcttcatattCAGGCTTGTTGTTCTCAGAGTCGGTGGCTTGGTTTCCCAGAAATGAATCTCCATATATTTAACTAAAACAAGCAACTTGAGGAGGTAAAAAGGAGCAAACCAAGGATGTGTTGACCATAACATGCATTGTTTTTAAATATCCTCCATCATTTTGATGAAGGAATCACCAGATGAAGATACGGATACAGTGCTCCCTGATGGAAATAACAATATAGGAGAAAACACATGGACGGCCTCCAGTAGCTTGGAAAGAAGGAACGAATTACCAGCCGAAGAAAGCTTTGAAGATCTCCAATATTTTCCAAACTTCTATCGGCTCATAAAAAGCCTGAACTCCGGTAATTTAACTTCTCTTTTTAtgtttgggggggaaaaaattaatgttttttgcAAAATGAGGTTTGTTTTCTGCTTTTTAAATTAccagacttagaaaaaatatatacattcacACTAAAAACAAACGGGGACAAATACAGTTGGAACACATTAAAAAGGAAATACTGTAACATGAAATTCCATTAACTCTTTAGTCTAAGTCGAGAAATGGTTGttttagcctttttttttttttttaaagacctcAATAATTATATTGGGAAATCCGGCAGAACCCCaactaatagcgtgtctgagatcagatgcattgtatggaaccccaaccctctctaatagcgtgtctgagatcagatgcattgtaaggaaccccaaccctctctaatagcacatctgaaatcaggtgcattgtaaggaaccccaaccctctctaatagcgcgtctgagatcagatgcattgtaaggaaccccaactctctctaatagcgcgtctgagatcagatgcattgtatggaaccccaaccctctctaatagcgcgtctgagatcagatgcattctaaggaaccccaaccctctctaatagcacatctg is drawn from Ascaphus truei isolate aAscTru1 chromosome 18, aAscTru1.hap1, whole genome shotgun sequence and contains these coding sequences:
- the SCG3 gene encoding secretogranin-3, which codes for MGLKPLVLFTAFLGVFCHVKAFPKPNTKQDKEVHNRELSVERPLEEQIAEADTVSRATNKGTKDVQNDSLVDDLGLLMSVAEKERNVKRSGSPRVIGDHRIHVDDADSTKNLKPVEYYDSTKSGLEYNNEDDPDGLHQLDGTPLTAEDIVQKIATKIYEENDRGVFDKIVSKLLNLELITESQAYTLEDEVAEVLQKLIANEAKIRENESGDLDYPAARADVDAVEKQEEKMESPDEDTDTVLPDGNNNIGENTWTASSSLERRNELPAEESFEDLQYFPNFYRLIKSLNSENDAKEKETLITIMKTLIDFVKMMVKYGTITPEEGVNYLENIDTMIAVQTKNKLGKTSLYPKNKLPAGSKNDEESDSTKQEAEKTGKEYEIVKDSTKHEDVKPPTDSEEPKGKVETYLEAIRKNIEWLKTHNKQGSKADYDLSKLRDFIDQQADAYVEKGILNKEEANIIKRIYSSL